A single window of Pseudarthrobacter defluvii DNA harbors:
- a CDS encoding oxidoreductase, with translation MATWLITGCSTGLGRALAEAVLASGHNAVVTARNAETVQDITAGFPDTSLALPLDVTDKAQISAAVKQAEDRFGAIDVLVNNAGYGYRAAVEEADDADIRRLFDTNFFGAVDMIKAVVPGMRANKSGSILNISSIGARITPAGSGYYAATKAALEGMSGSLRQELKPLGINVTAIEPGGFRTDFAGRSLTQSATAIGDYADTAGKRRKEHDTAHGNQPGDPDKAAKAIIDVVESANPPGLLVLGTDAFGAFGKVADAQRAELDQWQELSTSTDID, from the coding sequence ATGGCAACATGGCTCATCACAGGCTGCTCCACCGGACTTGGCCGGGCACTCGCGGAGGCTGTGCTCGCGTCCGGGCACAACGCCGTCGTGACCGCCCGCAACGCCGAGACCGTCCAGGACATCACGGCCGGCTTCCCGGACACCTCCCTGGCCCTCCCCCTCGACGTCACCGACAAGGCCCAGATCAGCGCCGCGGTGAAGCAGGCCGAAGATCGCTTTGGCGCCATCGACGTGCTGGTGAACAACGCCGGATACGGTTACCGGGCGGCCGTGGAGGAAGCGGACGACGCCGACATCCGGCGCTTGTTCGACACGAACTTCTTCGGCGCAGTGGACATGATCAAGGCAGTAGTCCCGGGCATGAGGGCCAACAAGTCCGGCTCCATCCTGAACATCTCCTCCATCGGCGCCCGGATCACGCCCGCCGGCTCCGGCTACTACGCGGCTACGAAGGCTGCTTTGGAGGGCATGTCCGGGTCACTCCGCCAGGAACTGAAGCCGCTGGGCATCAACGTCACGGCCATCGAACCCGGCGGGTTCCGCACAGACTTCGCCGGCCGCTCGCTCACGCAGTCCGCGACGGCGATCGGGGACTACGCGGACACCGCCGGCAAGCGCCGCAAGGAACACGACACCGCACACGGCAACCAGCCGGGCGACCCGGACAAGGCAGCAAAGGCGATCATCGACGTCGTCGAATCCGCCAACCCGCCGGGCCTGCTGGTCCTGGGCACGGACGCGTTCGGCGCCTTCGGGAAGGTGGCGGACGCCCAGCGGGCGGAACTGGACCAGTGGCAGGAGCTGAGCACCAGCACCGACATCGATTAG
- the arsA gene encoding arsenical pump-driving ATPase translates to MPLPSGPAVKFLENAPRFLFFTGKGGVGKTSVACATALALARAGRTVLLVSTDPASNVGQVFTMTIGNTVTAIPEAPGLSALEIDPEQAVEAYRERILAPVRALLPEAELAAVAEGLAGSCTTEIASFDEFTNLLANDLAYGEYQHIIFDTAPTGHTIRLLQLPGSWTDFLAAGKGDPSCLGPLSGLEKQKQVYAKAVQVLTDPALTRLVLVSRAQSSSLREIERTYLELNQIGIWGGYVVINGVLPEAAGREALAQALRAREAAALAGMPASVAALPRDVLDLKPGNMVGIRALESLFAATPDSEVTGGSALVPGVEDAPLGALVDEMELQDHGLVMCMGKGGVGKTTVAAAIAVALAKRGHTVHLTTTDPAAHLGETLHGSIPGLTVSRIDPEWAIQEYRSHVMETKGRSLDDDGRAALAEDLMSPCNDEVAVFRQFSKAVQESRRHFVVIDTAPTGHTLLLLDATGSYHREMARQMGGTAGFVTPLMRLQDPAQTKVVLVTLAETTPVLEAEELKNDLERAGIHPWAWVINNSIAAAHPQTPFLQARAAGEIEQIRKVHTLTDRVSLIPLLAEEPIGEAKLSALTALSSQPA, encoded by the coding sequence ATGCCATTGCCGTCAGGTCCCGCCGTGAAGTTCCTCGAGAATGCACCCCGGTTCCTGTTTTTTACCGGCAAGGGCGGGGTGGGCAAGACCTCCGTAGCCTGCGCAACAGCACTTGCCCTGGCCAGGGCCGGCAGGACGGTGCTGCTGGTCAGCACCGATCCCGCCTCCAACGTGGGGCAGGTTTTCACAATGACAATCGGGAACACCGTCACGGCCATCCCTGAGGCGCCCGGGCTTTCCGCACTGGAGATTGACCCCGAGCAGGCCGTCGAGGCCTACCGGGAGCGGATCCTTGCGCCAGTCCGGGCACTGCTTCCCGAGGCTGAGCTGGCCGCCGTCGCCGAGGGCCTCGCCGGTTCCTGCACCACGGAAATCGCCTCGTTCGATGAGTTCACCAACCTGCTGGCCAACGACCTGGCCTACGGTGAATACCAGCACATCATCTTCGATACGGCCCCGACGGGTCACACAATCCGGCTGCTGCAGCTCCCCGGTTCCTGGACAGACTTCCTGGCGGCGGGCAAGGGTGATCCCTCCTGCCTGGGCCCGCTGTCGGGGCTCGAGAAGCAGAAACAGGTGTACGCCAAGGCAGTCCAGGTCCTCACGGATCCGGCCCTCACACGGCTCGTGCTGGTCAGCCGCGCCCAGTCCTCGTCACTGAGGGAGATTGAGCGGACTTACCTTGAGCTCAACCAAATCGGCATTTGGGGCGGCTACGTCGTGATCAACGGCGTCCTGCCGGAGGCTGCCGGCAGGGAGGCCCTGGCGCAGGCCCTGCGCGCCCGTGAGGCGGCGGCTCTTGCGGGCATGCCCGCCTCGGTTGCGGCCCTTCCCCGCGATGTCCTGGACCTGAAGCCGGGCAACATGGTGGGCATCCGCGCACTGGAGTCATTGTTCGCAGCCACACCAGACTCTGAAGTCACCGGCGGCTCCGCGCTGGTCCCCGGCGTTGAAGACGCCCCGCTTGGCGCCCTCGTGGACGAAATGGAACTCCAGGATCACGGCCTGGTGATGTGCATGGGCAAGGGCGGCGTGGGCAAGACCACCGTCGCTGCCGCCATCGCGGTCGCCCTGGCAAAACGGGGGCATACAGTCCACCTAACCACTACCGACCCCGCAGCCCACCTGGGCGAAACCCTCCATGGCTCAATCCCCGGCCTCACGGTTTCACGCATCGATCCCGAGTGGGCCATCCAGGAATACCGAAGCCACGTGATGGAGACCAAGGGCAGGAGTTTGGACGACGACGGCCGTGCGGCTTTGGCTGAGGACCTCATGTCCCCGTGCAACGACGAGGTTGCGGTGTTCCGGCAGTTCTCCAAGGCAGTCCAGGAATCGCGCCGGCACTTCGTGGTGATCGACACCGCTCCAACGGGCCACACCCTGCTGCTTCTGGACGCAACGGGTTCCTACCACCGGGAAATGGCCCGCCAGATGGGGGGCACCGCGGGTTTCGTGACGCCGCTCATGAGGCTCCAGGACCCGGCCCAGACCAAGGTTGTGCTGGTGACCCTGGCCGAGACCACCCCGGTGCTGGAAGCCGAAGAGTTGAAAAATGACCTGGAACGGGCGGGAATCCATCCATGGGCATGGGTGATCAACAACTCGATCGCTGCGGCGCACCCGCAGACGCCGTTCCTGCAGGCCCGTGCTGCGGGCGAAATCGAGCAAATCAGGAAGGTGCACACCCTGACGGACCGGGTGTCCCTGATACCCCTGCTGGCCGAAGAGCCCATCGGTGAAGCGAAGCTGTCTGCGTTGACCGCCCTCAGCTCCCAGCCTGCCTGA
- a CDS encoding GNAT family N-acetyltransferase, with translation MHSPVTIRPMCPDDWDAVHTIYAAGIATGEATFESAPPTWEAFDGGRLPEHRLIAEDAGRVLGWAAVSRVSSREVYRGVVEHSIYVAPETHGRGVGRVLLDALIESTEASGIWTIQSSIFPENTPSLALHRKLGFRVVGTRERIARISHGPKAGHWQDTLLLERRSRVAGAE, from the coding sequence ATGCACAGCCCCGTAACCATCCGCCCCATGTGCCCCGACGACTGGGACGCCGTCCACACGATCTATGCCGCCGGCATTGCCACAGGGGAGGCTACATTCGAGAGCGCGCCGCCCACCTGGGAAGCGTTCGACGGCGGCAGGTTGCCCGAGCACCGGCTCATCGCCGAGGATGCGGGGCGCGTTTTGGGATGGGCCGCGGTGTCGCGCGTTTCGTCGAGGGAGGTGTACCGGGGTGTCGTGGAACATTCGATCTACGTGGCGCCCGAAACACATGGCCGGGGCGTAGGCCGGGTGCTCCTGGACGCCTTGATCGAGTCAACCGAGGCGTCAGGTATCTGGACCATCCAGTCCAGCATTTTCCCGGAGAACACACCAAGCCTTGCCTTGCACCGGAAGCTTGGATTCCGCGTGGTGGGAACCAGGGAACGGATTGCCCGGATCAGCCATGGACCCAAGGCCGGGCACTGGCAGGACACCCTGCTCCTGGAACGCCGAAGCCGCGTGGCAGGGGCTGAGTAG
- a CDS encoding ArsR/SmtB family transcription factor → MTSLQALEPAVDEACCAPSGPAALSADEAQRKALVFKALADPNRLRLLSIVKGAGGGEACVCDLTEPLALGQPTVSHHLKILVDAGLLHREKRGTWAYYSLVPGALEETAGLLASL, encoded by the coding sequence ATGACTTCCCTGCAAGCCCTTGAGCCAGCCGTCGACGAGGCCTGCTGTGCACCGTCAGGCCCGGCCGCGCTCAGCGCAGATGAGGCCCAACGCAAGGCCCTGGTGTTCAAGGCCCTTGCGGATCCCAACCGACTTCGGCTGCTCTCCATCGTCAAGGGCGCCGGGGGCGGGGAAGCCTGCGTCTGCGACCTGACGGAGCCGCTCGCATTGGGCCAGCCCACGGTGTCGCACCACCTCAAAATCCTGGTCGACGCCGGCCTGTTGCACCGCGAAAAGCGGGGCACCTGGGCCTACTACTCACTGGTCCCCGGAGCACTTGAGGAGACGGCGGGACTGCTGGCCTCCCTGTAA
- a CDS encoding SHOCT domain-containing protein: MMWGYGQGGWWWIWAVLLLLGIALLVWVALRAFGGGTGNGGIGGRGGRDGPPPSTARQILDERFARGELTAEQYREQLKVLGEGR, encoded by the coding sequence ATGATGTGGGGTTACGGGCAGGGTGGCTGGTGGTGGATCTGGGCCGTTCTCCTGTTGCTCGGCATCGCGCTGCTGGTCTGGGTGGCGCTGCGGGCGTTCGGCGGCGGAACCGGCAACGGCGGGATTGGCGGGCGCGGGGGCCGGGACGGCCCTCCCCCGTCAACCGCGCGGCAGATCCTGGATGAACGGTTTGCCCGCGGGGAACTCACGGCCGAGCAGTACCGGGAACAGCTCAAGGTCCTCGGCGAGGGCCGGTAG
- a CDS encoding aldo/keto reductase, producing MEYRPLGRTGVQVSPLCLGAMMFGPWGNDDRADATRIIHRALDAGINFIDTADVYSGGASEEIVGEALAGKRDDVFLATKFFMPMDEKDPNQRGGSRRWIMREVENSLRRLNTDYIDLYQVHRPSPDIDVEETLSALTDLVRQGKVRYIGSSSYSGSQIVEAQWASRERNLERFVTEQPPYSILVRGIEEDVLPTVQRHGMGTLTYSPLAGGWLSGRWRKDSASRPASSARPSARFDMTQPANQRKLDIVEELAQVAEWAGVTLIELAIAFVINHPGVTSAIVGPRTMEQLESYLPAADTRLAPEVLDRIDQLVAPGVTVNPDDNSYGAHELTANARRRQRA from the coding sequence ATGGAATACCGACCGCTTGGCCGCACCGGCGTGCAGGTCAGCCCCCTGTGCCTGGGCGCGATGATGTTCGGCCCCTGGGGCAACGATGACCGCGCCGACGCCACCCGCATCATCCACCGCGCCCTGGACGCCGGCATCAACTTCATCGACACCGCGGACGTCTACTCCGGCGGCGCCTCCGAGGAGATCGTCGGGGAAGCACTCGCCGGAAAGCGCGACGACGTCTTCCTGGCCACCAAGTTCTTCATGCCGATGGACGAAAAGGATCCGAACCAGCGCGGCGGCTCGCGCCGGTGGATCATGCGCGAGGTGGAGAACTCGCTGCGCCGGCTGAACACGGACTACATCGACCTCTACCAGGTGCACCGGCCCAGCCCCGACATCGACGTGGAGGAAACCCTCAGCGCGCTCACCGACCTGGTCCGCCAGGGCAAGGTCCGCTACATCGGATCCTCGTCCTACTCCGGCTCGCAAATCGTCGAGGCGCAGTGGGCGTCCCGCGAGCGCAATCTGGAACGCTTCGTCACCGAACAGCCGCCGTACTCCATCCTGGTCCGCGGGATTGAGGAGGACGTCCTGCCCACGGTGCAGCGGCACGGGATGGGCACTTTGACGTACAGCCCGCTGGCCGGCGGCTGGCTCTCCGGCCGGTGGCGCAAGGACTCGGCGTCCCGGCCCGCCTCATCGGCGCGCCCGAGTGCCCGGTTCGACATGACCCAGCCCGCCAACCAGCGCAAGCTGGACATCGTGGAGGAGCTCGCCCAGGTGGCCGAATGGGCCGGCGTCACGCTCATCGAGCTGGCCATCGCGTTCGTCATCAACCACCCCGGCGTCACCTCTGCCATCGTGGGGCCGCGCACCATGGAGCAGCTCGAGTCCTACCTTCCCGCGGCGGACACCAGGCTCGCCCCCGAGGTGCTGGACCGCATCGACCAGCTCGTCGCCCCCGGCGTCACGGTCAACCCGGACGACAACAGTTACGGCGCGCACGAACTCACAGCAAACGCACGACGGCGGCAGCGGGCCTAA
- a CDS encoding multicopper oxidase family protein, which produces MRPISRRQALLLGGLGAAATAAGGAGLVWSLSSRPAPLIGSGLVQPEELHSESGLLQVRLEAAPGQLQLAGREVSALGYNGSIPGPTLRFRAGDTLKITLANSLSQPTNLHVHGLHVSPDNNGDNVFVTVTPGSSFDYEYRLPGNHPPGLYWYHPHHHGMVADQVFAGLFGAIIVEDPQGIETSAERVLVVSDTSVDQLGGIRAASAMDRMAGREGDLLLVNGQSNPEFSALPGQRERWRIVNACVARYLRLRLDGQYLQLLGQDSGRFEKPQDVDEVLLAPGNRADLLVTAAAGESVLRSFRYNRGTMAGMMGAGPAPGSAVEGTEGTVLATFRVAGEPAAPPPGIPRQQSPADLRQAPVAARRQIIRSAGMGMGGGGMMRFTINGREFDASRTDTTAAAGSVEEWTLINTSPMDHPFHLHVWPMQVIGDSGGSPEWRDVVNIHANGQVKVRVAFADFRGRSAYHCHILDHEDLGMMGVIEVL; this is translated from the coding sequence GTGCGCCCCATCAGCCGGCGGCAGGCGCTGCTCCTGGGCGGACTGGGGGCTGCGGCAACGGCGGCCGGCGGGGCCGGCTTGGTATGGTCGCTGTCCTCCCGGCCCGCACCGTTAATCGGAAGCGGCCTGGTCCAGCCGGAGGAACTGCACAGTGAAAGCGGGCTACTGCAGGTCCGCCTCGAAGCCGCACCCGGCCAGCTGCAGCTCGCGGGGCGGGAGGTCTCGGCACTCGGCTACAACGGCAGCATTCCCGGGCCCACCCTTCGCTTCAGGGCCGGCGACACCCTGAAAATCACGCTGGCCAACAGCCTGTCCCAGCCCACCAACCTGCACGTGCACGGCCTCCATGTGTCCCCCGACAACAACGGGGACAACGTTTTCGTAACCGTCACTCCCGGCAGTTCCTTCGACTACGAGTACCGGCTTCCCGGGAACCATCCTCCGGGCCTGTACTGGTACCACCCGCACCATCACGGGATGGTGGCAGACCAGGTCTTTGCCGGGCTGTTCGGAGCGATCATCGTCGAGGACCCCCAGGGCATCGAGACCAGCGCCGAGCGGGTGCTGGTGGTTTCAGACACCTCGGTGGATCAGTTGGGAGGCATCCGCGCTGCCTCCGCCATGGACCGCATGGCCGGCCGGGAAGGTGATCTGCTCCTGGTCAACGGCCAAAGCAACCCGGAGTTCAGCGCGCTTCCGGGGCAGCGGGAAAGGTGGCGGATCGTCAACGCCTGTGTGGCCCGGTACCTGCGCCTGCGGCTGGACGGACAGTACCTGCAACTTCTGGGCCAGGACTCCGGCCGCTTTGAAAAACCGCAGGACGTGGACGAGGTGCTGCTCGCCCCCGGAAACCGGGCGGACCTCCTAGTGACGGCGGCCGCCGGCGAGTCCGTCCTGCGTTCTTTCCGGTACAACCGCGGGACCATGGCCGGAATGATGGGCGCAGGCCCCGCCCCGGGGAGTGCCGTCGAGGGAACTGAAGGTACCGTGCTGGCCACGTTCCGGGTTGCCGGCGAACCGGCGGCACCCCCGCCCGGAATCCCCAGGCAGCAGTCCCCCGCGGACCTGAGGCAGGCCCCAGTAGCTGCCCGCCGGCAGATCATCCGGTCCGCCGGCATGGGCATGGGTGGCGGCGGGATGATGCGGTTTACCATCAACGGCAGGGAATTCGACGCCTCCCGCACAGATACGACGGCGGCAGCAGGCTCCGTGGAGGAATGGACCCTGATCAATACAAGCCCCATGGACCACCCCTTCCACCTGCACGTCTGGCCCATGCAGGTCATCGGGGACAGCGGCGGCTCCCCAGAATGGCGCGACGTGGTGAATATCCACGCCAACGGCCAGGTGAAAGTCCGGGTGGCCTTCGCGGACTTCCGGGGGCGGTCCGCCTATCACTGCCACATCCTGGACCACGAGGACCTGGGCATGATGGGCGTGATTGAGGTGCTCTGA
- the map gene encoding type I methionyl aminopeptidase, whose amino-acid sequence MIEILNAAEVARARETGALVADILQAMKSRATVGTNLLDIDQWTKEMITEAGAESCYVDYAPSFGRGPFGHYICTGVNDAVLHGLPHNYELADGDLLTLDLAVVKNGVAADAAISFLVGDAQPAGSVAMIEATERALAAGIAAAGPAAKIGDISYAIGRVLTDAGYPINTQFGGHGIGSTMHQDPHVPNMGRPGRGFKLRPGLLLALEPWVMADTAELVTDDDGWTLRSATGCRTAHTEHTIAITDDGAEILTLPSR is encoded by the coding sequence ATGATTGAGATCCTGAATGCCGCTGAGGTTGCCCGTGCCCGGGAGACCGGCGCCCTGGTGGCTGACATCCTGCAGGCCATGAAGAGCCGCGCCACGGTGGGCACCAACCTGCTGGACATCGACCAGTGGACCAAGGAGATGATCACCGAGGCCGGGGCGGAATCCTGCTACGTGGATTACGCGCCGTCGTTCGGCCGCGGTCCCTTTGGCCACTACATCTGCACGGGCGTCAACGATGCCGTGCTGCACGGGCTGCCCCACAACTACGAACTGGCCGACGGCGACCTGCTGACCCTGGACCTCGCCGTCGTCAAGAACGGGGTTGCCGCGGACGCCGCCATCAGCTTCCTCGTGGGGGATGCGCAGCCTGCAGGGAGCGTGGCGATGATCGAAGCCACCGAACGGGCCCTGGCCGCCGGGATTGCCGCCGCCGGGCCGGCTGCCAAGATCGGTGACATCTCCTACGCCATCGGCCGCGTGCTCACCGACGCCGGCTACCCCATCAACACACAGTTCGGCGGCCATGGCATCGGCTCCACCATGCACCAGGACCCGCACGTGCCCAACATGGGACGGCCCGGCCGCGGCTTCAAGCTGCGGCCGGGGCTGCTGCTGGCACTTGAGCCATGGGTCATGGCGGACACAGCGGAGCTGGTGACGGACGACGACGGGTGGACGCTCCGGAGCGCCACCGGCTGCCGGACGGCGCACACGGAGCACACCATCGCAATAACCGACGACGGCGCCGAGATCCTGACCCTGCCCTCGCGGTAG